CCACGTCACGAACGGCCGCTGCCAACGTATCGACTCGGTCCAATGCTCGTTCAGCTCGTACGCCTCGGCTTCGAGTACGCCGCCTTCGACGTCGATGCCTGCCGCCGCGAGGCGGGCCGCGCCTCCGGTCGCCTGGTCGGTCGGCTCCGCCTGCGCGTACACGACCCTTCGTACGCCGGCCTCGATCAGCGCCTCGCTGCACGGTCCGGTACGCCCGGTGTGGTTGCAGGGTTCGAGCGTGACCACCGCCGTTGCGCCGACTGCGCGCTCACCTGCCCGGGTCAGCGCGTCGACCTCGGCATGCGGTGTGCCGGATCCGTTGTGCACGCCGACCGCGATCGTGCGGCCATCGTCGGCGAGCAGCACACAACCGACGCGAGGGTTCGGATGGGTGCGTACGGACTCGCGCGCGGTACGCAGCGCATCGCGCATCGCCAGCGTCTCGGTGTGGCTTGCCACCGGTCGCCTCCCGTCGTCACCGATCGGGCTCCGGGGCGATGTCGCCGCTGCGCGACGAGTCGGCCGACGATACGGCCGACTGCGTGTTCCTCCCATCCGGACTTTGACCGTCGGTTCTGGAGTTCCACCAGATCAACCGAACGCCTGGCCCGCAGTTGCGAGTCGAGCGCCCGGGTCGCGGACTTTCACCGCCGGCTCGGAATTTCACCGACCCCGGAGCACGCTTGCTCTTCGCACAGACTACGCCTCGCCGTTCCAGACCGCGGCGTGAGTCTCATCACTCGGTCCCGGCGCCTCCGGCGAGCTTCCGCAGCTCGCGTACGGCGGCGTCCGGATCATCTGCCCCGAACACCGCGGAGCCCGCGACGAAGGTGTCGGCGCCCGCTTCGGCACAGCGTTCGATCGTGTCGGGCGCGACCCCGCCGTCGACCTGTAGCCAGATATCGCCGCCGTGTTTGTCGAGCAGCGCGCGCGTACGCCGGATCTTCGGAAGCACCAGGTCGAGGAACTTCTGCCCTCCGAACCCCGGCTCGACGGTCATCAGCAGCACCATGTCGAGCTCTGGTAGGAGGTCTTCGTACGGCTCGATCGGCGTTGCGGGCTTGAGCGCCATGCTCGCGCGTACGTCGAGCGACCGCAGCTCGCGGGCCAGCCGCACGGGGGCATGCGCCGCCTCGACGTGGAACGTCACGCTGCGCGCACCGGCCTCCGCGTACGCCGGCGCCCAGCGATCGGGCTCGTCGATCATCAGATGCGCGTCGACGGGTTGGCTCGCGGACTTCGCGATCGCCTCGACGACCGGCGCTCCGAGCGTGAGGTTGGGTACGAAGTGGTTGTCCATGACGTCGACGTGCAGCCAGTCGGCGCTGGCGACCCGCCGGGTCTCTGCCTGCAGGTTGGCG
The sequence above is drawn from the Nocardioidaceae bacterium SCSIO 66511 genome and encodes:
- the rpe gene encoding ribulose-phosphate 3-epimerase, whose translation is MGIRISPSILSADFANLQAETRRVASADWLHVDVMDNHFVPNLTLGAPVVEAIAKSASQPVDAHLMIDEPDRWAPAYAEAGARSVTFHVEAAHAPVRLARELRSLDVRASMALKPATPIEPYEDLLPELDMVLLMTVEPGFGGQKFLDLVLPKIRRTRALLDKHGGDIWLQVDGGVAPDTIERCAEAGADTFVAGSAVFGADDPDAAVRELRKLAGGAGTE